The Arvicola amphibius chromosome 6, mArvAmp1.2, whole genome shotgun sequence DNA window TTATATCAGACCGTGGGTGCTAAAGTGTTGGGAAACCGTATAGCCCTGCCTACACGTGAATTCTCACCTGACCCATCCCAGCCCTCTGCACCAGCTCACTAGGCTCTGCCGAGGCTAACATAGCCCAGTGGCTGAAGTCATCCCTACTCCTGGAAGGACACCCTTGAACACCCTACCCTGAAAGACAGGTAATCCAGAATGCTCCTGCAACACAACTCTGAACAGCAGGGGGCAGTCTGGAGCCTGAAAGATGCCTGTTCAGGTGGGAGCCACAGCCAGGTTTCTCCCGCTGACTGTCCCGATGACTCACCCCGCACATCCCAGCCCTTTTACCTTTAAGGAAGAGCCGGAAAGGgtgtggggagaagaggaggaggcagggcccAAGGCCCAGGCCCGCCCAGGCCCCTCCCAACTCTTCTCCAGGCCATGTCACCCCAGCCAAAAGGCAGACCGACAGCAAGAGCAGCACAGAATCCAGCATTGGTCTCACGGCAGCCAGTTCGCCCGCCTGTCTGTCCTCGGAGTCATGGAGAGAGCCAGTCTGATCCAGAAGGCCAAGTTGGCTGAGCAGGCCGAACGCTATGAGGACATGGCAGCCTTCATGAAGTGTGCCGTGGAGAAGGGTGAAGAACTCTCCTGCGAGGAGAGGAATCTGCTCTCCGTGGCCTATAAGAATGTGGTGGGCGGCCAGAGAGCAGCCTGGAGGGTCCTGTCCAGCATCGAGCAGAAAAGCAACGAGGAAGGGTCAGAGGAGAAAGGCCCCGAGGTGAAGGAGTACCGGGAGAAGGTAGAGACGGAGCTCCGCGGGGTGTGTGACACCGTGCTGGGCCTGCTGGACTCCCACCTCATCAAAGAGGCCGGAGACGCAGAAAGCCGCGTCTTCTACCTGAAGATGAAGGGTGACTACTACCGCTATCTGGCCGAGGTGGCCACTGGCGATGACAAGAAGCGCATCATCGATTCTGCCCGCTCAGCCTACCAAGAGGCCATGGACATCAGCAAGAAGGAGATGCCGCCCACCAACCCCATTCGCCTGGGCCTGGCCCTGAACTTTTCTGTCTTCCACTACGAGATAGCCAACAGCCCCGAGGAGGCCATCTCATTGGCCAAGACCACCTTCGACGAGGCCATGGCCGATCTGCACACCCTCAATGAGGACTCCTACAAGGACAGCACCCTCATTatgcagctgctgagagacaacCTGACGCTGTGGACAGCCGACAATGCTGGGGAAGAGGGTGGAGAAGCTCCAGAGGAGCCCCAAAGCTGAAGCCGCCTGCTCCCTCCCCGCCCTGCCTTGCCCTCCGGTCCCCAGTCAGCAGAGAGGACTAATACGGAGTGGGACCCGGCCCTTCCCACCCCCTGAATGTTCTGCCACACCCTGAAAGCCTCCTTGGAAGGGGTGCAGCCAGGCTGAGGCCACCAGGAGCTGGGGATCCCACTCTTCATGCAGCTATTTGGTGGGTGTTCCTAGCCCTGCCCACCCCTGCTCTCTGCACCCCGACTTCCTTACACCACTCCCGAACCTGCCCCCCCACTCCTCCGTGCCTCCCTCTCGTACCTGTTGCTTCTAGATCCTAGGAATCGAGGAGGCTCCCACCCCTGTGGCTGGGTCCTGGACTGAGGCAAGGGCTatctatgtgtgtgcgtgcgactgtgtgtgagagagaatgagaaggaacACATGTTTGCTGGGTGTGACCATGTTTCCTCTCAATAAAGT harbors:
- the Sfn gene encoding 14-3-3 protein sigma, with product MERASLIQKAKLAEQAERYEDMAAFMKCAVEKGEELSCEERNLLSVAYKNVVGGQRAAWRVLSSIEQKSNEEGSEEKGPEVKEYREKVETELRGVCDTVLGLLDSHLIKEAGDAESRVFYLKMKGDYYRYLAEVATGDDKKRIIDSARSAYQEAMDISKKEMPPTNPIRLGLALNFSVFHYEIANSPEEAISLAKTTFDEAMADLHTLNEDSYKDSTLIMQLLRDNLTLWTADNAGEEGGEAPEEPQS